From the Verrucomicrobiota bacterium genome, the window CGGAAAGAGTTTCTTCGCCAGGCTGTGGCCCAGCACGCAGACGTTCCGGGCGCTATCCAGATCGGTGGTCAGGATGGCGCGGCCATGTTGGATGAACCAGTTTTTTGCCGCAAAACTTTCCGGGGAGATGCCCAGCAATGGCACGTCGGGGTTCGTCTCCGCGAAGCTGGAGAAGGCCGCGTCGCGCCACAGGGTGGTCTCCGCAGCGACGGATTGCGCGAGGGTGGCTTTGTCGCGCAACGCCATCACCTGGGCGTAGGTCACGTTTTTCCGCCGTGCGATCTTTTCCCAGCTCTCCCGCCCGGCGACGTGGATGGCGGGATACTTTTGAATGCTGAACGTGTGGGTGCCGAGCTGGCTTAATTCGGTCTCGATGTTGGATTGCAAGACCCGGATGGCGGTCATCACCACAATGATGGAAAAGACGCCGATCAAGACGCCCAACAGGGTCAGGGCCGAGCGCAGCTTGTGCGCCGCCAGCGCGCCCATCGCCATCACGAAACTCTCCTTGAGTTCCGCCTGCCAGAGAATCCAGGTCAGTTTTTTCATTCGGCTCGCAAGGCATCCACAGGGTTCATGCGCGCGGCCCGGTACGCCGGCATGAAGCCGGAAATCAGGCCGGTCAACAGCGCCACCAGCATCCCCAACGCCGCGACATTCAAGGATAAGCTGGCCGGCAAATACTGTTTGAGGATCAGGCTGATGAGAAAGGCCAGCAGCAACCCCAACAGCCCGCCGAGCAGGCAAAGGATGGCCGCTTCCAGCAAGAACTGAATCAGGATGGTGCGCCGCTTCGCGCCGATGGCCTTGCGGATGCCAATCTCCCGCGTGCGCTCCGCCACCGAGACAAACATGATATTCATGATCCCGATGCCGCCCACAAACAGCGATAACCCCGTGACAAATAATCCCACGGAGGCAATGACCCGCCCGATGCGGTTGAACATGTTGACGATGATTTCCTGCGAGTTGATCGCAAAGTCATCCTCCGCCTCGGGGGCCACCCGCCGGAGTTTGCGCAGGATGCCGCGCAATTCCTCGCGCGCCTCCTCCATCTGGCTGGCATCCCGCACTTTCACCGTCAGCATCAGGTACGGCCGCCGCACGAAGTCCGAAATGAACCGCGTGATCGGGATGATGACCTGGCGATCCATGTTCGCGAACAGGAAATCCCCGAACTTATCCAGCACCCCCACCACTTCAAAGCTGGTCTGGTCCACCTTGATCCGCTTGCCCAAAGCAGGCTCGTTGGGGAAAAGTTTGGCGGCGATCTCCGCCCCGAGCACGCATACGGGACGCCCGCCGATCACGTCGCTCTCGGAGAAAAAGCGCCCCTGCTTGACCGTCAGTTGCCGCACCGTGACGCTCTGCTCACTATTTCCCACCACCCAGGCGCTGCTGACGCTTTTATTCTGATACTTCACCGTCCAGGAACCGGAGGACTCCACGGAAACCGCCTGCGCGTATTGCGATTCGCGGGCAATGGCGCGGATGTAATTCAACTCAAAATCCCGGCGATTCCGCGTGCGCCACCAGGCCGCTCCAGAATCCCACGGCGTCTTCTCAATGAACAGGACATCCGAGCCGAGCCCGGCGATGCTGTGCAGAAACGAATTGCGCAGCCCCTCCAACGCGGTGGCCATGAGCGAGACGGTGAGAATGCCAATGACCACGCCCAGGGTCGTCAGGCCCGAGCGCATTTTATTGCTCCCGATGGCCGCCCAGGAGATTTTCAAACCTTCCCGCAATTCAGCAAACAAGTTCACAATCAGATCAACATCGCAGTTACAACCCGCATCACCCAAGCACCGTAGCAGGAGCCCACGGTGAGTTCAACCGGGGACTTGAATTGGCAATCCGCACTCAGGGCTGCATCCAGGCGCGTTGGTGCGTTACGAATACTCCTTTGGTCAGGCCCAACTGCCTTCAAATAGGGAAAGGCACCTCACCGAAGGTGAAGTGCCTTTCCAATTACGAATTAGGTATCGTGGATTACGGCGCCGGGGCGCTGCCGATCCGGTAGAACTTGTACGGGCCTGCCGCCGCCGCGTCTTGCAATACTTGCGGGCCGGTCACGTTCGTCACCCCGAGCACGAACGTCCACGTCCCCTCAGTCAGGCTGTTCCGCGCTTCCAACCAGTACGCCCGGTTCGGCTCCGCCGTCACCGTCGTCTGAAACGTCTCCCCGGCCACGATCACCATCGGGCTTTCGATCAGGTAGCTGACGGTCAACACCGCCGCCGTTCCAATCGGCGACAACCCGTGTTGGTTCGATGCGATCAGCGTATAGCTGCCACCATCATTGAGCTTCAGGTTCGCCAAGCTCAGGGTTGGCGTGGTTTGACTCGCCAACAGGTTCGTCGCATTCAGGTACCAACGGTAGGTCGCCAGATTGCAGTTCACCGCCAGCCCCACCGTCACACTGAAGTTCGTCCCTTGCAGCAGGGTCACGTTGGTCGCCACCACCGCCGGGTTGAACGCCGGGGCGTTGGTGTCCCGCACTTCCACATAGGCCACTGTGCTGGTCACCACACCAACGATATTGCTCGCCACCACCTGGTACGCATCCCCTTCGCTCAGGCATGTCACCACCGCGCTGGTGTAGCTGTTGCCCGTCCCCACCGGCACGGTCACGTTCGGCAGTTTGTACCAGTAGAACCCGATTGGCGCGCTGCCGCCCGTTACCGTCGCGGTAAACTCCGCCGGCGTTCCCACCGCCACCGTGTTGGTCGGCGCCGGGATAAGGATCAAGCCCAGCGGCGCGCTCGAATGATTGGTCACCACCAGGGTCGCCACGGCGCTGGTCAC encodes:
- a CDS encoding ABC transporter permease; the protein is MNLFAELREGLKISWAAIGSNKMRSGLTTLGVVIGILTVSLMATALEGLRNSFLHSIAGLGSDVLFIEKTPWDSGAAWWRTRNRRDFELNYIRAIARESQYAQAVSVESSGSWTVKYQNKSVSSAWVVGNSEQSVTVRQLTVKQGRFFSESDVIGGRPVCVLGAEIAAKLFPNEPALGKRIKVDQTSFEVVGVLDKFGDFLFANMDRQVIIPITRFISDFVRRPYLMLTVKVRDASQMEEAREELRGILRKLRRVAPEAEDDFAINSQEIIVNMFNRIGRVIASVGLFVTGLSLFVGGIGIMNIMFVSVAERTREIGIRKAIGAKRRTILIQFLLEAAILCLLGGLLGLLLAFLISLILKQYLPASLSLNVAALGMLVALLTGLISGFMPAYRAARMNPVDALRAE